The Chlorocebus sabaeus isolate Y175 chromosome 6, mChlSab1.0.hap1, whole genome shotgun sequence genome has a segment encoding these proteins:
- the CYP4F3 gene encoding cytochrome P450 4F3 isoform X2, protein MPQLSLSWLGLGPVAASPWLLLLLVGGSWLLARVLAWTYAFYDNCRRLRCFPQPPKRNWFLGHLGLIHSSEEGLLYIQSLVCTFGDVCCWWVGPWHAIVRIFHPTYIKPVLFAPAAIVPKDKVFYSFLKPWLGDGLLLSAGDKWSRHRRMLTPAFHFNILKPYMKIFNESVNIMHAKWQLLASEGSARLDMFEHISLMTLDSLQKCVFSFDSHCQEKPSEYIAAILELSALVAKRHQQFFLYIDFLYYLTHDGQRFRRACRLVHDFTDAVIQERRRTLPSQGVDDFLQAKAKSKTLDFIDVLLLSKDEDGKKLSDEDIRAEADTFMFEGHDTTASGLSWVLYHLAKHPEYQERCRQEVQELLKDREPKEIEWDDLAQLPFLTMCMKESLRLHPPVPAVSRCCTQDIVLPDGRVIPKGVICHISVLGTHHNPAVWPDPEVYDPFRFDPENVKERSPLAFIPFSAGPRNCIGQAFAMAEMKVVLGLTLLRFRVLPDHTEPRRKPELVLRAEGGLWLRVEPLS, encoded by the exons ATGCCACAGCTGAGCCTGTCCTGGCTGGGCCTCGGGCCGGTGGCAGCGTCCCCgtggctgctcctgctgctggtTGGGGGCTCCTGGCTCCTGGCCCGTGTCCTGGCCTGGACCTACGCCTTCTATGACAACTGCCGCCGCCTCCGGTGTTTCCCGCAACCCCCGAAACGGAACTGGTTCTTGGGTCACCTGGGCCTG ATTCACAGCTCGGAGGAAGGTCTCCTATACATACAAAGCCTGGTGTGCACCTTTGGTGATGTGTGCTGCTGGTGGGTGGGGCCCTGGCACGCAATCGTCCGCATCTTCCACCCCACCTACATCAAGCCTGTGCTCTTTGCTCCAG CCGCCATTGTACCAAAGGATAAGGTCTTCTACAGCTTCCTGAAGCCCTGGCTGG GGGATGGGCTCCTGCTGAGTGCTGGTGACAAGTGGAGCCGCCACCGTCGGATGCTGACACCCGCCTTCCATTTCAACATCCTGAAGCCCTATATGAAGATTTTCAATGAGAGTGTGAACATCATGCAT GCCAAGTGGCAGCTCCTGGCCTCAGAGGGCAGTGCCCGTCTGGACATGTTTGAGCACATCAGCCTCATGACCTTGGACAGTCTGCAGAAATGTGTCTTCAGCTTTGACAGCCATTGTCAGGA GAAGCCCAGTGAATATATTGCCGCCATCTTGGAGCTCAGTGCTCTTGTGGCAAAAAGACACCAGCAGTTCTTCCTGTACATAGATTTCCTGTATTATCTCACCCATGATGGGCAGCGTTTCCGCAGAGCCTGCCGCCTGGTGCACGACTTCACAGACGCCGTCATCCAGGAGCGGCGCCGCACCCTCCCTAGCCAGGGTGTTGATGACTTCCTCCAAGCCAAGGCCAAATCCAAGACTTTGGACTTCATTGATGTGCTCCTGCTGAGCAAG GATGAAGATGGGAAGAAGTTGTCTGATGAGGACATAAGAGCAGAAGCTGACACCTTTATGTTTGAGG GCCATGACACCACGGCCAGTGGTCTCTCCTGGGTCCTGTACCACCTTGCAAAGCACCCGGAATACCAGGAACGTTGCCGGCAGGAGGtgcaagagcttctgaaggaCCGTGAGCCTAAAGAGATTGAATG GGACGACCTGGCCCAGCTGCCCTTCCTGACCATGTGCATGAAGGAGAGCCTGCGGCTGCATCCCCCAGTTCCTGCCGTCTCCCGATGCTGCACCCAAGACATTGTGCTCCCAGACGGCCGGGTCATCCCCAAAG GTGTTATCTGCCACATCAGTGTTCTCGGAACCCATCACAACCCAGCTGTGTGGCCGGACCCTGAG GTCTACGACCCCTTTCGCTTTGACCCAGAGAACGTCAAGGAGAGGTCACCTCTGGCTTTTATTCCCTTCTCGGCAGGACCCAG GAATTGCATCGGGCAGGCGTTCGCGATGGCCGAGATGAAGGTGGTCCTCGGGCTCACGCTGCTGCGCTTCCGCGTCCTGCCGGACCACACCGAGCCCCGCAGGAAGCCGGAGCTGGTCCTGCGCGCAGAGGGCGGACTTTGGCTGCGGGT
- the CYP4F3 gene encoding cytochrome P450 4F3 isoform X3: MPQLSLSWLGLGPVAASPWLLLLLVGGSWLLARVLAWTYAFYDNCRRLRCFPQPPKRNWFLGHLGLIHSSEEGLLYIQSLVCTFGDVCCWWVGPWHAIVRIFHPTYIKPVLFAPAAIVPKDKVFYSFLKPWLGDGLLLSAGDKWSRHRRMLTPAFHFNILKPYMKIFNESVNIMHAKWQLLASEGSARLDMFEHISLMTLDSLQKCVFSFDSHCQEKPSEYIAAILELSALVAKRHQQFFLYIDFLYYLTHDGQRFRRACRLVHDFTDAVIQERRRTLPSQGVDDFLQAKAKSKTLDFIDVLLLSKDEDGKKLSDEDIRAEADTFMFEGHDTTASGLSWVLYHLAKHPEYQERCRQEVQELLKDREPKEIEWDDLAQLPFLTMCMKESLRLHPPVPAVSRCCTQDIVLPDGRVIPKGAHSLTGRSLLGRKRSPSARVYDPFRFDPENVKERSPLAFIPFSAGPRNCIGQAFAMAEMKVVLGLTLLRFRVLPDHTEPRRKPELVLRAEGGLWLRVEPLS, encoded by the exons ATGCCACAGCTGAGCCTGTCCTGGCTGGGCCTCGGGCCGGTGGCAGCGTCCCCgtggctgctcctgctgctggtTGGGGGCTCCTGGCTCCTGGCCCGTGTCCTGGCCTGGACCTACGCCTTCTATGACAACTGCCGCCGCCTCCGGTGTTTCCCGCAACCCCCGAAACGGAACTGGTTCTTGGGTCACCTGGGCCTG ATTCACAGCTCGGAGGAAGGTCTCCTATACATACAAAGCCTGGTGTGCACCTTTGGTGATGTGTGCTGCTGGTGGGTGGGGCCCTGGCACGCAATCGTCCGCATCTTCCACCCCACCTACATCAAGCCTGTGCTCTTTGCTCCAG CCGCCATTGTACCAAAGGATAAGGTCTTCTACAGCTTCCTGAAGCCCTGGCTGG GGGATGGGCTCCTGCTGAGTGCTGGTGACAAGTGGAGCCGCCACCGTCGGATGCTGACACCCGCCTTCCATTTCAACATCCTGAAGCCCTATATGAAGATTTTCAATGAGAGTGTGAACATCATGCAT GCCAAGTGGCAGCTCCTGGCCTCAGAGGGCAGTGCCCGTCTGGACATGTTTGAGCACATCAGCCTCATGACCTTGGACAGTCTGCAGAAATGTGTCTTCAGCTTTGACAGCCATTGTCAGGA GAAGCCCAGTGAATATATTGCCGCCATCTTGGAGCTCAGTGCTCTTGTGGCAAAAAGACACCAGCAGTTCTTCCTGTACATAGATTTCCTGTATTATCTCACCCATGATGGGCAGCGTTTCCGCAGAGCCTGCCGCCTGGTGCACGACTTCACAGACGCCGTCATCCAGGAGCGGCGCCGCACCCTCCCTAGCCAGGGTGTTGATGACTTCCTCCAAGCCAAGGCCAAATCCAAGACTTTGGACTTCATTGATGTGCTCCTGCTGAGCAAG GATGAAGATGGGAAGAAGTTGTCTGATGAGGACATAAGAGCAGAAGCTGACACCTTTATGTTTGAGG GCCATGACACCACGGCCAGTGGTCTCTCCTGGGTCCTGTACCACCTTGCAAAGCACCCGGAATACCAGGAACGTTGCCGGCAGGAGGtgcaagagcttctgaaggaCCGTGAGCCTAAAGAGATTGAATG GGACGACCTGGCCCAGCTGCCCTTCCTGACCATGTGCATGAAGGAGAGCCTGCGGCTGCATCCCCCAGTTCCTGCCGTCTCCCGATGCTGCACCCAAGACATTGTGCTCCCAGACGGCCGGGTCATCCCCAAAGGTGCTCACAGCCTCACGGGGAGGAGCCTCCTGGGTAGGAAGAGGAGCCCCTCGGCCAGG GTCTACGACCCCTTTCGCTTTGACCCAGAGAACGTCAAGGAGAGGTCACCTCTGGCTTTTATTCCCTTCTCGGCAGGACCCAG GAATTGCATCGGGCAGGCGTTCGCGATGGCCGAGATGAAGGTGGTCCTCGGGCTCACGCTGCTGCGCTTCCGCGTCCTGCCGGACCACACCGAGCCCCGCAGGAAGCCGGAGCTGGTCCTGCGCGCAGAGGGCGGACTTTGGCTGCGGGT
- the CYP4F3 gene encoding cytochrome P450 4F2 isoform X1, which translates to MPQLSLSWLGLGPVAASPWLLLLLVGGSWLLARVLAWTYAFYDNCRRLRCFPQPPKRNWFLGHLGLVTPTEQGMRVLTQLVATYPQGFKVWMGPIIPVIRFCHPNLIRSVINASAAIVPKDKVFYSFLKPWLGDGLLLSAGDKWSRHRRMLTPAFHFNILKPYMKIFNESVNIMHAKWQLLASEGSARLDMFEHISLMTLDSLQKCVFSFDSHCQEKPSEYIAAILELSALVAKRHQQFFLYIDFLYYLTHDGQRFRRACRLVHDFTDAVIQERRRTLPSQGVDDFLQAKAKSKTLDFIDVLLLSKDEDGKKLSDEDIRAEADTFMFEGHDTTASGLSWVLYHLAKHPEYQERCRQEVQELLKDREPKEIEWDDLAQLPFLTMCMKESLRLHPPVPAVSRCCTQDIVLPDGRVIPKGVICHISVLGTHHNPAVWPDPEVYDPFRFDPENVKERSPLAFIPFSAGPRNCIGQAFAMAEMKVVLGLTLLRFRVLPDHTEPRRKPELVLRAEGGLWLRVEPLS; encoded by the exons ATGCCACAGCTGAGCCTGTCCTGGCTGGGCCTCGGGCCGGTGGCAGCGTCCCCgtggctgctcctgctgctggtTGGGGGCTCCTGGCTCCTGGCCCGTGTCCTGGCCTGGACCTACGCCTTCTATGACAACTGCCGCCGCCTCCGGTGTTTCCCGCAACCCCCGAAACGGAACTGGTTCTTGGGTCACCTGGGCCTG GTCACCCCCACGGAGCAGGGCATGAGGGTCCTGACTCAGCTGGTGGCCACCTACCCCCAGGGCTTTAAGGTCTGGATGGGCCCCATCATCCCCGTCATCCGTTTTTGCCACCCCAACCTCATCCGATCTGTCATCAATGCCTCAG CCGCCATTGTACCAAAGGATAAGGTCTTCTACAGCTTCCTGAAGCCCTGGCTGG GGGATGGGCTCCTGCTGAGTGCTGGTGACAAGTGGAGCCGCCACCGTCGGATGCTGACACCCGCCTTCCATTTCAACATCCTGAAGCCCTATATGAAGATTTTCAATGAGAGTGTGAACATCATGCAT GCCAAGTGGCAGCTCCTGGCCTCAGAGGGCAGTGCCCGTCTGGACATGTTTGAGCACATCAGCCTCATGACCTTGGACAGTCTGCAGAAATGTGTCTTCAGCTTTGACAGCCATTGTCAGGA GAAGCCCAGTGAATATATTGCCGCCATCTTGGAGCTCAGTGCTCTTGTGGCAAAAAGACACCAGCAGTTCTTCCTGTACATAGATTTCCTGTATTATCTCACCCATGATGGGCAGCGTTTCCGCAGAGCCTGCCGCCTGGTGCACGACTTCACAGACGCCGTCATCCAGGAGCGGCGCCGCACCCTCCCTAGCCAGGGTGTTGATGACTTCCTCCAAGCCAAGGCCAAATCCAAGACTTTGGACTTCATTGATGTGCTCCTGCTGAGCAAG GATGAAGATGGGAAGAAGTTGTCTGATGAGGACATAAGAGCAGAAGCTGACACCTTTATGTTTGAGG GCCATGACACCACGGCCAGTGGTCTCTCCTGGGTCCTGTACCACCTTGCAAAGCACCCGGAATACCAGGAACGTTGCCGGCAGGAGGtgcaagagcttctgaaggaCCGTGAGCCTAAAGAGATTGAATG GGACGACCTGGCCCAGCTGCCCTTCCTGACCATGTGCATGAAGGAGAGCCTGCGGCTGCATCCCCCAGTTCCTGCCGTCTCCCGATGCTGCACCCAAGACATTGTGCTCCCAGACGGCCGGGTCATCCCCAAAG GTGTTATCTGCCACATCAGTGTTCTCGGAACCCATCACAACCCAGCTGTGTGGCCGGACCCTGAG GTCTACGACCCCTTTCGCTTTGACCCAGAGAACGTCAAGGAGAGGTCACCTCTGGCTTTTATTCCCTTCTCGGCAGGACCCAG GAATTGCATCGGGCAGGCGTTCGCGATGGCCGAGATGAAGGTGGTCCTCGGGCTCACGCTGCTGCGCTTCCGCGTCCTGCCGGACCACACCGAGCCCCGCAGGAAGCCGGAGCTGGTCCTGCGCGCAGAGGGCGGACTTTGGCTGCGGGT
- the CYP4F3 gene encoding cytochrome P450 4F3 isoform X4, whose protein sequence is MPQIHSSEEGLLYIQSLVCTFGDVCCWWVGPWHAIVRIFHPTYIKPVLFAPAAIVPKDKVFYSFLKPWLGDGLLLSAGDKWSRHRRMLTPAFHFNILKPYMKIFNESVNIMHAKWQLLASEGSARLDMFEHISLMTLDSLQKCVFSFDSHCQEKPSEYIAAILELSALVAKRHQQFFLYIDFLYYLTHDGQRFRRACRLVHDFTDAVIQERRRTLPSQGVDDFLQAKAKSKTLDFIDVLLLSKDEDGKKLSDEDIRAEADTFMFEGHDTTASGLSWVLYHLAKHPEYQERCRQEVQELLKDREPKEIEWDDLAQLPFLTMCMKESLRLHPPVPAVSRCCTQDIVLPDGRVIPKGVICHISVLGTHHNPAVWPDPEVYDPFRFDPENVKERSPLAFIPFSAGPRNCIGQAFAMAEMKVVLGLTLLRFRVLPDHTEPRRKPELVLRAEGGLWLRVEPLS, encoded by the exons ATGCCTCAG ATTCACAGCTCGGAGGAAGGTCTCCTATACATACAAAGCCTGGTGTGCACCTTTGGTGATGTGTGCTGCTGGTGGGTGGGGCCCTGGCACGCAATCGTCCGCATCTTCCACCCCACCTACATCAAGCCTGTGCTCTTTGCTCCAG CCGCCATTGTACCAAAGGATAAGGTCTTCTACAGCTTCCTGAAGCCCTGGCTGG GGGATGGGCTCCTGCTGAGTGCTGGTGACAAGTGGAGCCGCCACCGTCGGATGCTGACACCCGCCTTCCATTTCAACATCCTGAAGCCCTATATGAAGATTTTCAATGAGAGTGTGAACATCATGCAT GCCAAGTGGCAGCTCCTGGCCTCAGAGGGCAGTGCCCGTCTGGACATGTTTGAGCACATCAGCCTCATGACCTTGGACAGTCTGCAGAAATGTGTCTTCAGCTTTGACAGCCATTGTCAGGA GAAGCCCAGTGAATATATTGCCGCCATCTTGGAGCTCAGTGCTCTTGTGGCAAAAAGACACCAGCAGTTCTTCCTGTACATAGATTTCCTGTATTATCTCACCCATGATGGGCAGCGTTTCCGCAGAGCCTGCCGCCTGGTGCACGACTTCACAGACGCCGTCATCCAGGAGCGGCGCCGCACCCTCCCTAGCCAGGGTGTTGATGACTTCCTCCAAGCCAAGGCCAAATCCAAGACTTTGGACTTCATTGATGTGCTCCTGCTGAGCAAG GATGAAGATGGGAAGAAGTTGTCTGATGAGGACATAAGAGCAGAAGCTGACACCTTTATGTTTGAGG GCCATGACACCACGGCCAGTGGTCTCTCCTGGGTCCTGTACCACCTTGCAAAGCACCCGGAATACCAGGAACGTTGCCGGCAGGAGGtgcaagagcttctgaaggaCCGTGAGCCTAAAGAGATTGAATG GGACGACCTGGCCCAGCTGCCCTTCCTGACCATGTGCATGAAGGAGAGCCTGCGGCTGCATCCCCCAGTTCCTGCCGTCTCCCGATGCTGCACCCAAGACATTGTGCTCCCAGACGGCCGGGTCATCCCCAAAG GTGTTATCTGCCACATCAGTGTTCTCGGAACCCATCACAACCCAGCTGTGTGGCCGGACCCTGAG GTCTACGACCCCTTTCGCTTTGACCCAGAGAACGTCAAGGAGAGGTCACCTCTGGCTTTTATTCCCTTCTCGGCAGGACCCAG GAATTGCATCGGGCAGGCGTTCGCGATGGCCGAGATGAAGGTGGTCCTCGGGCTCACGCTGCTGCGCTTCCGCGTCCTGCCGGACCACACCGAGCCCCGCAGGAAGCCGGAGCTGGTCCTGCGCGCAGAGGGCGGACTTTGGCTGCGGGT
- the CYP4F3 gene encoding cytochrome P450 4F2 isoform X5, which yields MRVLTQLVATYPQGFKVWMGPIIPVIRFCHPNLIRSVINASAAIVPKDKVFYSFLKPWLGDGLLLSAGDKWSRHRRMLTPAFHFNILKPYMKIFNESVNIMHAKWQLLASEGSARLDMFEHISLMTLDSLQKCVFSFDSHCQEKPSEYIAAILELSALVAKRHQQFFLYIDFLYYLTHDGQRFRRACRLVHDFTDAVIQERRRTLPSQGVDDFLQAKAKSKTLDFIDVLLLSKDEDGKKLSDEDIRAEADTFMFEGHDTTASGLSWVLYHLAKHPEYQERCRQEVQELLKDREPKEIEWDDLAQLPFLTMCMKESLRLHPPVPAVSRCCTQDIVLPDGRVIPKGVICHISVLGTHHNPAVWPDPEVYDPFRFDPENVKERSPLAFIPFSAGPRNCIGQAFAMAEMKVVLGLTLLRFRVLPDHTEPRRKPELVLRAEGGLWLRVEPLS from the exons ATGAGGGTCCTGACTCAGCTGGTGGCCACCTACCCCCAGGGCTTTAAGGTCTGGATGGGCCCCATCATCCCCGTCATCCGTTTTTGCCACCCCAACCTCATCCGATCTGTCATCAATGCCTCAG CCGCCATTGTACCAAAGGATAAGGTCTTCTACAGCTTCCTGAAGCCCTGGCTGG GGGATGGGCTCCTGCTGAGTGCTGGTGACAAGTGGAGCCGCCACCGTCGGATGCTGACACCCGCCTTCCATTTCAACATCCTGAAGCCCTATATGAAGATTTTCAATGAGAGTGTGAACATCATGCAT GCCAAGTGGCAGCTCCTGGCCTCAGAGGGCAGTGCCCGTCTGGACATGTTTGAGCACATCAGCCTCATGACCTTGGACAGTCTGCAGAAATGTGTCTTCAGCTTTGACAGCCATTGTCAGGA GAAGCCCAGTGAATATATTGCCGCCATCTTGGAGCTCAGTGCTCTTGTGGCAAAAAGACACCAGCAGTTCTTCCTGTACATAGATTTCCTGTATTATCTCACCCATGATGGGCAGCGTTTCCGCAGAGCCTGCCGCCTGGTGCACGACTTCACAGACGCCGTCATCCAGGAGCGGCGCCGCACCCTCCCTAGCCAGGGTGTTGATGACTTCCTCCAAGCCAAGGCCAAATCCAAGACTTTGGACTTCATTGATGTGCTCCTGCTGAGCAAG GATGAAGATGGGAAGAAGTTGTCTGATGAGGACATAAGAGCAGAAGCTGACACCTTTATGTTTGAGG GCCATGACACCACGGCCAGTGGTCTCTCCTGGGTCCTGTACCACCTTGCAAAGCACCCGGAATACCAGGAACGTTGCCGGCAGGAGGtgcaagagcttctgaaggaCCGTGAGCCTAAAGAGATTGAATG GGACGACCTGGCCCAGCTGCCCTTCCTGACCATGTGCATGAAGGAGAGCCTGCGGCTGCATCCCCCAGTTCCTGCCGTCTCCCGATGCTGCACCCAAGACATTGTGCTCCCAGACGGCCGGGTCATCCCCAAAG GTGTTATCTGCCACATCAGTGTTCTCGGAACCCATCACAACCCAGCTGTGTGGCCGGACCCTGAG GTCTACGACCCCTTTCGCTTTGACCCAGAGAACGTCAAGGAGAGGTCACCTCTGGCTTTTATTCCCTTCTCGGCAGGACCCAG GAATTGCATCGGGCAGGCGTTCGCGATGGCCGAGATGAAGGTGGTCCTCGGGCTCACGCTGCTGCGCTTCCGCGTCCTGCCGGACCACACCGAGCCCCGCAGGAAGCCGGAGCTGGTCCTGCGCGCAGAGGGCGGACTTTGGCTGCGGGT